The sequence ATCAAATTGGACGGCTGTTAAATGGAGAAAATATTTGTGGATGTCTTAATAAACTATATAGTAGCTTATCAGatgaaaaacataattttttgctAAAACCTTACTCCTATGTATTGTCCTTTTTTAATGATAACATGCCGTTTTCGAAGGTTTTTATATAAAAGAGTCAAAAAGGGAAATCACATTCAATGGTGGATTGGAAGCTTTTGGCGGTTTAGCCCATCGGTCGCATGTGCTGCAATTACTTGTTGGACTTGAAATGTAGAATACCAGATCAAATAACAACTGCTTCATATTTTTCCTTGCAGATTACAACCGTCGATGAAGCCAAGAGATTTTATCCACTTTTTGGACTTGGTGCAAATGTAGCCCTCGTTTTTTCTGGGCGCACTGTTAAATATTTCTCTAAATTAAGAGAAAATCTTGGCCCCGGGGTTGATGGTTGGGCTGTCTCCCTGAAGGCGATGATGAGCATTGTGGTGCTCATGGGGTTTGCAATATGTTTCCTCTATTGGTGGCTCAATAATAGTGTTGCTCTTCCCACACGTAGTCAGAAAAAGAAGGTAATCTCGAATTCTATTGGTTTTATGTTTTAGCCACTGTAAATTGTTTATGCGGTAGATTATGCCAGCATTTTTCAATCGTTTACTGTAGTAACTAGAAAGAACATAAACCGAtttcttattttcttatatCATATCGTTGCTCATAAACTGCTGTCATGCCATGGAACAAGGCTCATCCTAGTATGTATATATTCACTATGACCATCCCAGAAACAATGCTATGTCCGTTTTGTTTTGGGATTTTCTGGAAATGCATTGTTTTCTTTTGTAGTctaaagtaaatattttttatttataaatgttaTGTACCATAAAAATATCTTGTGATAATGAAAACCATTTTGAAATCTAAAAATTCTGAACATTATGCGgaataatttcaatttttttaataaaaatataggaTGGATCTTGTTTACCATTAGGCGATGAAGTTCCTGCGTTAATTTCTgttgaaagaaattatttttcctGTGCCAGGAGAAGCCAAGAATGGGAACAATGGAGAGCTTAAAGTTCTTGGTGTCTTCCAGATACATTCGAGATCTAGCTACTCTAGTGGTGGCATACGGTATTAGCATCAATCTTGTCGAGGTTACATGGAAATCGAAACTCAAAGCTCaggtaaaaaataatttgttcaTAACTTCATATCCAACTGCTTTTGCCAGCATTAAAATGACACCACATTTAGcttattaaattaattcttTTGCCTCCCCAAACTTCACAGTTCCCCACACCAAATGAATATTCTTCCTTTATGGGTGACTTCTCGACTGCGACTGGAATAGCAACTTTCACTATGATGCTATTGAGCCAATGGATTTTTAACAAACATGGTTGGGGAGTGGCAGCTACGATTACACCGACTGTCTTGCTTTTAACTGGAGTTGGgttcttttctttgattttgTTCGGAGATCCTCTTGTTCCGACTCTCGCCAAATTCGGGATGACCCCACTTTTAGCAGCTGTGTATGTCGGTGCAATGCAGAACATTTTTAGCAAGAGCGCAAAGTACAGCTTATTCGATCCGTGCAAAGAAATGGCTTACATTCCTTTAGACGAGGACACAAAGGTTTGAGTCGTTCAACACCTAACTTTCATGTCAATGCTAATCTGCTGAATTATATTCGTTATTACCAAAGCAATATCTTTAATAGAGAACACAACTTCATACAAGATTTACGTGGCTTGACCACGAAGTTCTACATCGACGACACAAACATTCAGAGGGCTAGAACTCTTTGTGATCTCTTATGATGTCAGATCTGATTCAAGAATATGTTCTCtgtgtgtgtttttttcctCTGAACGCCAATAATAGATACTACTTTCATGTGTCAGGTTAAAGGCAAAGCAGCAATCGACGTGGTATGCAATCCTTTAGGGAAGTCAGGGGGCGCTCTAATTCAACAGTTTATGATTTTAACCTTTGGATCACTTGCAAATTCAACTCCCTATCTCGGAGGTATACTTCTTGTAATTGTTCTTGCCTGGTTAGGAGCGGCCAAATCTTTAGATGGCCAGTTCACTGCATTGAGACGAGAAGAAGATCTCGAAAAGGAAATGGAACGAGCATCCATGAAGATCCCGGTGGTATCTTCGGATGAAAGTGGCAATAGCCCTCTTGCTACTCGATCAAGGCTAAACCCGACTGGAGGCGACTGAGACAAGTTTCCAAAGCCTCGACTCCACGTCGTAAGAAAATATTACATGTTTACCAATGTTTCCTAGATCAGCTGAAGTTAATGTAGCCGTAGATTATTAGTTTTTTCATCTGTTTCTTAAATATACTATGTTATATGTGTAGATAAATGAAATATGTGCACAATAGttatcaatattatatatgcGTTAATTAGTAATTGAAATATCATATGAAACTACATATCCCAGGACTTTTCAATCATATCCGTACTTAATTTATGTGTTAAGAGTTTgatttatgtgtgtgtgtgtgtgtgtgtgtgtacatataaaattaaaagtaatgtATAAAAGTAAAAAGTCTCACTTGACTCGTTCAAATACATCCTTCTTTTTGTTGgcatttttaagttttttcttTTAGGTTTTTCGATTCATCTTAGCTCCATGAGTAATTAATTTGtgtacatttatttatttataatatttaatttaatatatttcattgactttttacacttaaaattttattagttattaacattaaattaattatttaacaataATAAAGACAAAAAGATAATACGAAAAATCTCTTGAAATCAATCAGAATAGTTTATGAGTAATTAATTTgtatacatttatttatttattttaagtagattaattgttaatatttaatatgttttattgactttttagacttaaaatttaattagttgttaatattaattaaattaattatttaacaataGTAAAGACAAGATAATCCGAgaaatttcttaaaatcaataatttaagataattttttttaatgaaatgtaacatatatttaa comes from Primulina huaijiensis isolate GDHJ02 chromosome 5, ASM1229523v2, whole genome shotgun sequence and encodes:
- the LOC140976530 gene encoding plastidic ATP/ADP-transporter-like: MQAILQSKGLLSLPSSPTTKGFLPQPSQGLRYRFNPAKCLSNPWKINGSSLFFNGFSKSQGLVTEPLVLLGKNKRIIHTCRAEAAAGSANGQPLYGEKDSPKFMGVELVTLKKIIPLGMMFFCILFNYTILRDTKDVLVVTAKGSSAEIIPFLKTWVNLPMAVGFMLLYTKLADVLSKKALFYSVILPFIAFFGAFGFVLYPFSQYVHPTALADNLLNILGPRFLGPLAILRIWSFCLFYVMAELWGSVVISVLFWGFANQITTVDEAKRFYPLFGLGANVALVFSGRTVKYFSKLRENLGPGVDGWAVSLKAMMSIVVLMGFAICFLYWWLNNSVALPTRSQKKKEKPRMGTMESLKFLVSSRYIRDLATLVVAYGISINLVEVTWKSKLKAQFPTPNEYSSFMGDFSTATGIATFTMMLLSQWIFNKHGWGVAATITPTVLLLTGVGFFSLILFGDPLVPTLAKFGMTPLLAAVYVGAMQNIFSKSAKYSLFDPCKEMAYIPLDEDTKVKGKAAIDVVCNPLGKSGGALIQQFMILTFGSLANSTPYLGGILLVIVLAWLGAAKSLDGQFTALRREEDLEKEMERASMKIPVVSSDESGNSPLATRSRLNPTGGD